A single window of Hemibagrus wyckioides isolate EC202008001 linkage group LG28, SWU_Hwy_1.0, whole genome shotgun sequence DNA harbors:
- the LOC131348748 gene encoding E3 ubiquitin-protein ligase RNF128-like — protein sequence MEHRTCPMCKCDILKALGVETESEEQPMPSVTSDLRSFPSSTEEMNSDPESHTDPAASGYESLQAVEQPGRPDHTHQGLEAVCVDVQPHYDNPAFENETRS from the exons ATGGAGCACAGAACCTGCCCAATGTGCAAGTGTGACATTCTCAAAGCCCTTGGAGtagag ACAGAGTCTGAGGAGCAGCCCATGCCGAGCGTCACTTCTGATCTGCGTTCGTTTCCCAGCAGCACTGAGGAGATGAACTCTGACCCCGAGTCACACACTGATCCTGCTGCTTCTGGATATGAATCTCTGCAAGCAGTGGAGCAGCCTGGCcgtcctgatcacacacaccaag GTttggaggcagtgtgtgtggacgTGCAGCCGCACTACGATAACCCCGCCTTTGAGAATGAAACTCGCAGCTAG